From the Polynucleobacter sp. MWH-UH35A genome, one window contains:
- a CDS encoding glutamate synthase subunit beta — translation MGKVTGFMEFERVDETYEAPVKRLHHYKEFVAALTDEEAKVQGARCMDCGIPFCNNGCPVNNIIPDFNDLVFHSDWKNALDVLQSTNNFPEFTGRICPAPCEAACTLGINSTAVGIKSIEHAIIDKGWESGWVKPQPSKTKTGKKVAIVGGGPAGMAAAQQLARVGHDVTVFEKNDRIGGLLRYGIPDFKMEKWLIDRRVEQMQAEGVKFETGVFVGKEAIGAEVKNYSNKTVSPEQLMKDFDAVVITGGAEQPRDLPVPGRELAGVHFALEFLIPQNKENAGDFKNEIRATDKHVVVIGGGDTGSDCVGTSNRHGATKITQFELLPQPPEVENKPLVWPYWPTKLRTSSSHEEGCDRDWSVGTKRFEGKNGKVEKLIGVRLEWKDGKMSEVPNSEFEIKADLVLLAMGFVSPVQQVLNAFGVEKDARGNAKATVDGQNAYQTNVPKVFAAGDMRRGQSLVVWAIREGRQCARSVDEYLMGSSVLPR, via the coding sequence ATGGGTAAGGTCACTGGATTTATGGAGTTTGAGCGCGTCGATGAAACATACGAAGCGCCGGTTAAACGTCTCCATCACTACAAAGAATTCGTTGCTGCTTTAACTGACGAAGAGGCTAAAGTTCAGGGCGCACGTTGTATGGACTGCGGTATCCCGTTCTGTAACAATGGCTGCCCAGTAAACAACATCATTCCTGATTTCAATGATTTGGTATTCCATAGTGATTGGAAGAATGCATTAGATGTTTTGCAATCCACCAACAACTTCCCAGAATTTACTGGCCGTATTTGTCCGGCTCCATGTGAAGCTGCGTGCACTTTGGGAATTAATAGCACTGCGGTTGGTATCAAGTCCATTGAGCATGCCATTATTGATAAGGGTTGGGAAAGTGGTTGGGTTAAGCCCCAGCCATCTAAAACTAAGACCGGCAAGAAAGTGGCGATTGTTGGTGGTGGACCTGCAGGTATGGCTGCTGCACAGCAATTGGCGCGTGTTGGCCATGATGTAACTGTGTTTGAGAAGAATGACCGCATTGGTGGCTTGCTCCGTTATGGAATTCCTGATTTCAAAATGGAAAAGTGGTTGATTGATCGTCGCGTTGAGCAGATGCAGGCTGAAGGCGTGAAATTTGAAACGGGCGTGTTTGTTGGTAAAGAGGCGATTGGTGCTGAAGTAAAAAATTACTCCAACAAGACAGTTTCACCAGAACAGTTGATGAAAGACTTTGATGCAGTGGTCATTACTGGTGGCGCAGAGCAGCCCCGTGATTTGCCAGTCCCGGGTCGTGAGTTAGCTGGAGTGCACTTTGCATTGGAATTCCTGATCCCACAAAATAAAGAAAATGCTGGTGATTTTAAAAATGAAATTCGTGCAACCGATAAGCATGTAGTTGTTATCGGTGGTGGCGATACAGGCTCTGACTGTGTAGGCACTTCAAACCGTCATGGCGCTACCAAGATCACTCAGTTTGAATTGCTCCCACAACCTCCAGAAGTAGAGAATAAGCCTTTGGTATGGCCCTATTGGCCAACAAAGTTGCGCACTTCTTCTTCTCATGAAGAAGGTTGTGATCGCGACTGGTCAGTAGGAACTAAGCGTTTTGAAGGTAAAAACGGCAAAGTTGAGAAGTTGATCGGTGTTCGTTTGGAGTGGAAAGACGGCAAGATGTCAGAAGTGCCAAACTCTGAATTTGAGATCAAGGCAGATTTAGTGCTTTTGGCAATGGGCTTTGTATCCCCAGTTCAGCAGGTGCTCAATGCCTTTGGCGTTGAAAAAGATGCGCGCGGCAATGCTAAAGCGACTGTAGATGGTCAAAATGCCTATCAAACGAATGTTCCAAAGGTATTTGCAGCTGGAGATATGCGACGCGGACAGTCCTTGGTAGTTTGGGCGATTCGTGAAGGCCGTCAATGTGCCCGTTCAGTAGACGAGTATTTAATGGGGTCTTCTGTTTTACCTCGATAA
- the mlaD gene encoding outer membrane lipid asymmetry maintenance protein MlaD: MRKSAIDIWVGIFVAIGLLAALFLALKVGNMNAVSFAPTYKISARFDNIGGLKPRAPVKSAGVVVGRIANISFDDKTYQATVVMTIEDSFKFPKDSSAKILTSGLLGEQYIGLEAGGSDDMLANGEKISQTQSAIVLENLISQFLYNKAADSGQEKGAAK; encoded by the coding sequence ATGAGAAAAAGTGCAATTGACATCTGGGTAGGAATCTTTGTTGCCATTGGTTTGCTGGCAGCGTTATTTCTTGCGCTGAAGGTTGGGAATATGAATGCTGTGTCATTCGCTCCAACATACAAAATTTCTGCACGCTTTGACAATATCGGCGGCTTAAAACCGCGTGCGCCAGTGAAAAGCGCTGGCGTAGTGGTTGGCAGAATTGCCAACATTTCTTTCGATGACAAGACTTATCAGGCAACAGTAGTGATGACGATTGAAGATTCTTTTAAGTTTCCAAAAGATTCCTCCGCAAAGATTTTGACATCGGGTTTGTTAGGCGAGCAGTACATCGGCCTAGAAGCAGGTGGTTCCGACGACATGTTGGCTAACGGAGAGAAGATTTCTCAAACCCAATCTGCGATTGTTTTAGAAAACCTGATTAGTCAATTTCTCTATAACAAAGCAGCAGATAGCGGCCAAGAAAAAGGCGCAGCAAAGTGA
- the mlaE gene encoding lipid asymmetry maintenance ABC transporter permease subunit MlaE gives MNALLNLFGDLGFFVRRNLSSLGLAARMFVAVVVRSGFLLKRPRLVIDQILFVGNHSFVIIAVSGLFVGFVLGLQGYYTLNRYGSEQALGLLVALSLTRELGPVITALLFAGRAGTSLTAEIGLMKAGEQLTAMEMMAVDPLGRVIAPRLWAGIISMPILATIFTAVGVLGGYLVGVPLIGVDSGAFWSQMQGGVDLFSDIGNGLIKSMVFGVAVTFIALYQGYESKPTPEGVSQATTRTVVISSLSVLALDFLLTAMMFSN, from the coding sequence ATGAATGCACTCCTAAATTTATTTGGCGACCTTGGATTTTTTGTGCGCCGTAATTTAAGCAGTCTTGGTTTGGCTGCACGCATGTTTGTGGCAGTGGTTGTGCGTTCAGGATTTCTACTCAAAAGACCCCGTTTGGTGATTGATCAGATTCTGTTTGTTGGTAATCACTCTTTTGTCATCATTGCAGTTTCCGGTTTGTTTGTGGGCTTTGTTTTAGGTTTGCAGGGCTATTACACCTTAAATCGTTATGGTTCAGAACAGGCGCTCGGCTTGTTGGTTGCTCTCTCATTAACCCGCGAGTTGGGTCCAGTAATTACTGCTTTATTGTTTGCGGGTAGAGCAGGCACATCTTTAACTGCTGAGATCGGATTGATGAAGGCTGGGGAGCAATTGACTGCTATGGAGATGATGGCAGTTGATCCTTTGGGGCGTGTGATTGCACCACGACTCTGGGCAGGCATTATTTCCATGCCAATTCTGGCAACGATCTTTACAGCAGTCGGTGTTTTAGGCGGCTATCTTGTGGGCGTCCCTCTTATTGGGGTGGATTCAGGGGCTTTTTGGTCCCAAATGCAGGGCGGAGTTGATCTGTTCTCTGACATTGGCAATGGCTTAATAAAAAGCATGGTGTTTGGTGTAGCGGTGACATTTATTGCCCTTTATCAGGGTTATGAATCAAAGCCGACTCCCGAAGGCGTTTCGCAGGCAACCACCCGTACGGTGGTGATCTCTTCTTTATCGGTCTTAGCATTGGATTTCTTGCTGACCGCGATGATGTTCTCAAATTAG
- a CDS encoding ABC transporter ATP-binding protein yields the protein MNSGQPNSLDVSKQAAGEVVVSIKDVNFSYAPGERQILSGLNMEFRRGQVVAVMGGSGCGKTTILRLIGGQYNAQSGQVLFEGQDVGKMNSAELMAARRRMGMLFQFGALFTDLSVFENVAFPLREHTDLSEELLRSLVLMKLNAVGLRGARDLMPSQISGGMARRVALARAIALDPPLIMYDEPFAGLDPISLGITARLIRDLNNALGATSLLVTHDVEETFAIADYVYFIANGRIGAEGTPEELSRSTDPFVRQFLDAAPDGPVPFHYPGTSLEEDFGVRAP from the coding sequence ATGAACAGTGGTCAGCCAAACTCCTTGGATGTAAGCAAGCAAGCTGCAGGAGAAGTTGTCGTCTCAATTAAAGACGTCAACTTTTCATATGCTCCTGGAGAGCGGCAGATTTTGTCCGGACTCAATATGGAGTTTCGACGTGGCCAAGTAGTTGCGGTAATGGGTGGTTCGGGCTGCGGCAAGACCACCATTCTTCGCCTCATAGGCGGACAATATAACGCTCAATCTGGTCAAGTTCTGTTTGAGGGCCAAGATGTCGGCAAGATGAATAGTGCTGAGTTAATGGCTGCTCGTCGACGTATGGGTATGTTGTTTCAATTCGGCGCCTTGTTTACCGATCTAAGCGTTTTTGAAAACGTAGCTTTTCCATTGCGGGAACATACCGATCTCAGTGAAGAACTATTGCGTTCATTGGTGTTGATGAAACTCAATGCAGTAGGTTTGCGCGGCGCGCGTGATTTAATGCCATCGCAAATTTCAGGCGGCATGGCAAGGCGTGTTGCGCTTGCAAGAGCGATTGCTTTGGATCCCCCGCTGATCATGTATGACGAGCCATTTGCTGGTCTGGACCCTATTTCGCTTGGTATTACTGCACGCTTGATTCGTGATCTGAATAATGCCCTGGGAGCCACGAGTTTATTGGTTACGCACGATGTTGAAGAGACTTTTGCCATCGCTGATTATGTTTATTTCATTGCGAATGGTCGCATTGGTGCCGAAGGAACTCCTGAAGAGTTAAGTCGCTCCACTGATCCGTTTGTCAGACAGTTTTTAGATGCGGCACCTGATGGGCCGGTGCCATTCCATTATCCAGGAACAAGTCTAGAAGAAGATTTTGGAGTGAGGGCACCATGA